From the genome of Desulfovibrio sp. JY:
TTCGAACTGCAGATGTAACGGAACCGCAACTTCAAGGGAGAGGAGACGAGACGCATGGCCATTGAAAAGCCGCAATACCTCATCAATGTCTGCGCGAGCTTTCGCGTCAAGGGTGAAGCCAAGGGCATCTGCCACAAAAAAGGCTCGCACAACCTGATGGGATACTTTGAAGAGGGTGTCCTCGACCGGGGCATCGACGCCCGAATCGTCAGCACCGGCTGCATGAAGCAGTGCGAAGAAGGCCCCATCGTGGTGGTGATGCCCGAAAACTGGTGGTACCGGGGCATCGACAGCGAAGACAAAGTGGACGAGATCCTGGACGCCCTGGAAAATGGCGAGGCCTGCGAGGAACACTTGCTCCCCTAACCGAAAGCCGGTTTGCCAACCGCTTGGATTGGACTTCCCATAGAAAAAGCCGCCCTGCTGTCACGGACCAGCGGGGCGGCTTCATTTTGCGCGACTTCGCCTCATACAAGCGTCGCGGCCACAACCTCAAAGTGCCGCACCACCGTCTCGGGCACGATTTCGTAGGCGTCGTCGCCGGGATAGAGCACCGCCCGGCCGATATCCGCACCGGCGAAAGCTTCTATGGCGGCCAGGGACTCCCAGTAGCTGACGAACGTCACCTCGACCAGGCCGTCGACCTTGCGCGTGAGAATCTGGTGCCCCCGATACCCCGGCGTCACCGATGTTTCGGCCACGCCCGTGGCGGCCAGATGGGCCAAAAAACCGTCCCTATGGACCGGCGGACACAGACATTTCCATTCCCTGGCAACCATCACGGCAACCTCTCCACGTCAACGACCGCTTCGTAATAGGGTGTTCCCTGCCCCACGGCGCTGACCATATCCGGGATGATCGTGTTGATCCCCTGCCCGGCCTTGATCCAGCCGCCCCGTTCACAGAAAACCACGTCCGGGCGCAGGGCCGGATCGTGGCGCACGGTCACGGGAAGCTCCCCGAGCTCCCCGACCAGTCTGGCCGGTCCGCCGTCGGCAATGCCGCACCGCGTCGCCTCCGAGGTGGCCATGGCCAGCACAATCGGGCCGCCATGGTCGCCCGGCACCCGCTCGGAACACAGATGCTTCGCCATGCCCGGGGTGAGCAGCCGGTACGGATAGCGCGTGGCCTCCCGGCAGTCGTCACAGCCCGTAACGTCCGTCAGAAGCTGGAACCGGCCGCTCGGAGTCGCGAATTTCCCGTCCGCCCAGGGCACCATGGGGGCGTCCGGAATACGCACCGGTCCTTTCCACAAATCGTCCCAGGCCACACCCTGGGCGAGCAGCGGCCGCAGGATCAGCCGCAGCCACTGTTCGTCGGTTTTGACGAACTCGTCGGCAAAGGGAAAGCGCCTGGCCAAGTCCATGAAGATATCGAACTGTGACCGGCACTGCCCGGGCGGCGGCGCGGCCGGCACCAGCGGCCCCACATGGTTGTGGCCGAAGCTGGCCACGATGTCGCGTTGCTCGAAAAAAGCGGCGCAGGGCAGAAACAGGTCGCAATGGTCGGCCGTGTCGTCGAGAAAAAGATTCATGTTCACGACAAAGGGCACGGCGTCGAGCGCCCTGGCCACCAGGTTGGAATTGGGAGCCATGCACACCGGATTGGCGGCGCTTATGACCGCCATTTCGATGGGCGGGTCCTTGGCCGCCAGAATCTCCCGGCCGATCTGCGGCATAAGGAGCTTGCGGCGCGGCGGATGGAGCCCCTCCCCCCACATGGCCTGGTCGTACGGCCCCCACTCCTCGAAGCCCTGGGACACCCCGCCGCCGGGGATGCCGATGTTGCCGGAAACGGCCCCCAGCGCATCGACAGCCCGCACCATCTCGTGGCCGAGCGTGAAGCGGTGCAGGCCCCAGCCCAAAAGCGTGGCCGTGGGCCGACCGGCCACGTAGGCCTCGGCCAGCTCGTCGACGACGCGTTCGTCCACGTCGCAGGCCCGGCACAACTGCTCCAGGGAATAGCGGTGCAAGAGCGCCAGATAGGCGTCCAGATGATCGCAATGGCGGGCAAGGAATTCCCGATCCTCCCGGCCGTTTCCCACGATGCGCCTGGCCACGGCCAGGGCCAGAAAGGCGTCGCGGCCGGGCCGGGGCGCGATGTGTTCGTGGGCCAGGGAAACCGATTCGCACGGGCGCGGGTCGATGAGGATGATGCGCGCGCCACGCTTTTTGGCCTCGCGCAGATGGGCCATGATCCCGGGCTGGGTGGCCACGGGATTACGGCCCCAAAGGACGATGGTGCGGGCGTTTAAAATATCCAGGGGATCGTGGGAAACGCGCGGCCCGTAATCGAGGCTTTGGGCGGCGTAGCCCGTGCCGCCGCACAAGGTGCCGGCCAGGGTGGTCACGCCGCCGAGGTGGGCGAAGAAGCGGGCGTTCACGATCTTGAGCGCCGTGCGCTCGCCAAAACCCATATAGTAGAGGATGGACTCCGGGCCATAGGTGGCCACGCAGGCCTTCAGCCGGTCGGCCATCTCGTCCAGGGCCTCGTCCCAGCTGACCGGGACAAAATTGTCACCCCGCCGGCGAAGCGGCGTCAGCACGCGCTCGGGGCTGTAAAAGCGGCGCAAAAAAGCCGGGGCCTTGCGGCAGATCGTCCCTTTGTTGACAGGATGGTCGGGATTGCCGGTCAAACGCACCACCCGGTCCCCTTCCACATGGGCCAGCAGGCCGCAGGCGCTGGGGCAATCCCGGGTGCAGGTGGCGACGAAGGTTCTCGCGCCGTTTCTCATGTCTCCTCCGGATGCGGGCGTGACCGTTGCCGTCACCCCGCCAACCGGCGTCAATACCGGGAGAAGACCGGCGGCGCAAGCCGCATCGGGTCACGCCTTGATCGGCGCGATCCCGGTCAGCGGCAGGGTCAGGAAAAAGGTCGTGCCCTGGCCGGGTCGGCTGACGAAATCCACAGACGCCTTGTTGCGCGCCATGATGGCGTGGACAATGGCCAGCCCCTGGCCCGTGCCCTTGCCCACCGGCTTGGTGGTGAAAAAGGGGTCGAACACGCGGGGGCGCGCCGTTTCCGGGATGCCGCCCCCGGTATCGGTGATAGCGATGCGCACGGCGTCGCCGTGGCGGGCGGCGCTGACGCGAATGGAGCCTTTGTCCCCGGAACCGGTGTTTTTTTCCTCGAGAGCCTGGGCCGCATTGACGATAATGTTCAAAAGCACCTGGTTGAATTCGCCAGGCACGAACGGCACCAGGGGCAGGCCTTCCTCGATGTCCGTTTCCACGTCGGCCACGTATTTCCAGGCGCTGCGGGAAACGGCCAGGGCGTCGTCGATGGCCTCGCCCACATCGAGCGGCCGTGCGCCCTCCATATCCGGGTGGGCGAAACGCTTCATGGAGCCGACGATGGCAGCCACCCGGTCGAGGCCCTCACGGGATTCGCGGATGGCCGCCGGCGTTTCCTCGAGCACGAAACGCAGGTCCTCGTCGGCCAGCATGGCGGCGAGCCGCTCCGGCAGGTCTTGCGCGCCGCCCCGGGAGGCCAGGACCAGGGCGCTTTGCGCATCGAGCAATTCCACGAGCCGGCTCAGGGCCTTGGCCAGAAATTCCAGATTGCCGCTGATATACTGCACCGGGGTATTGATCTCGTGGGCGATGCCGGCCGCAAGCTGCCCCAGGGACTCCATTTTGAGCGCATGGGCCAGTTGGCGTTCCATGTCCTTCTGGGCGGTGACGTCGACCACGCTCGCCACCACTCCCTCGAGGCCCCCGTCAGGCCCGGTCAGGGGCGCGGCGCTGACGGATATGAACCGCCGTCCGTCCGACGGCCGGGCGATGGAAAGCACCACGTCGTAGACGGGTTTTCCCGTGGCCAGGACCCGGTCAAAGGGATGCCCGCCCAACGGCAGAATATGCCCATGGAGGGTCTCGGGGGCGAACTCCGGCGCGTCGTAGGCCCAAGCGCCCGGACCGCGCGCCGTCAGCTCCAGGATAGCCTCGGCCCGCGGGTTGCAAAAGACGATGGTCCCCTTCCTGTCCAGCCGGACCACCCCGCCCGGCAGCGTATCCACGAGCAGGGCGGAATATTCCCGCTCCCGGCGCAAGGCTTCGTCGCTGCGAAGGCGCATCAGGGTGCGTTCGAGCCGTTCGGCCACAATCCGCGCCAGTGCCGTCTCCTCGGGCGAAAAAGCGGCGTCGGCGTAATGGACTTCCAGGGTGGCGTCCGGCTGCCCGGACCGGGCCAGGGGAAACGACAGTTTGTACGGCCCCGGCGTAAATCCCGGGGAGGCAAAGGCCTGGCCGTCGGCCAGAACGCGCGCCCCGGCGGCCTGCGGGCGCGTCATCGCCGGGGGGAGCAAGGCCGCGATGCCGCAGAAAAGCGCTTCCCGGGGTTGGTCGAAGCGCTGGATCACGGAATGGACGTCGGCCAGGCAGCCAAGCATCTTGACCTTCCAAGCCAGCACGGTCTTTTCCTCGCGCGACGCGACCCGGCAACGGCGCAAGGCCGAAAGCAAGCGCAGCCGCGCGGCCAACTCGGCCGGACCGGCGGGGTCACGCACGACCTCGTCGGCGACGGTAAGCGCCCGGACGACCGTTGCCTCGTCGGCACCCGGCGGCAGCACGGCCACGACCGGAAACCCGTCCGGATCGGCGGCGCGAAGGCTCCGCACGGTGTCGCCATGCCGGTCAAGGAGCGCCAGATCGGCCACCAACCCCTGGCAGTCCCCGGGCAGGGAGGCCGCATCGGTCACCGACCGCACGGAATATCCCGCCGCCTCCAAACCGGCGGCAAGAGCGCCGCCCGTCTTCCCGTCACGCCATAAGCCGATCACACTCATTTCCACCTCGCCGGCGCTTGCGCCCTTGTCCGTGGGCCTGGGCCGTTGCCCAACACCACGCGATTCCTGTATACGATAAAAGACCGCCCCGCTCGCCAGCCCCGTTTCGAGGAGAACCGCCTGGGCCATTCCGGCAGCGATCCTCGATTTGGCCGGCGCCTGGCTCGTCGTCCTCTACAACGGCCCGGCGCGCGGCCGCAACCTGGCCGCCGAGCCCAAAGCGGCATGGACGCGCCGCTGCAACGCCGCGCGGGCCCGATTCCCGATCTCGTCTCCACGGTCCAAGGCTCCATGGCCCATGAACGCGGCATTTTGGAGAGGGCCATTGGAAACGAGATACAGCTTGCCCGCCGCGATTACAACGACGCGGCCACGGCCCCGGAGTCGCGTTCGGGAAGCCCCGGCGACGGCGGAGACGAGGGCGGCGGCGAGGGCTGGTCGCGGCAATCAGGCAAAAAAAGCCGCTGTCCCACAGCCATGAACCCGTCATGGCCCTTGGTTTCAAGGCTGAGGCATGTTAGGCAACCGCAGGCTTTTCGGGCAGCCCTGTTTTCCCAGGCGAAAGCGCCGCAGTGTGGCGTTCCCCTTGAAGCAGCCGGACCGCATGACCGCATCCCCTGCCTTGCATGGCAATATTTCCGGATGCCGTCCCGTTTCCGGCGCGTGCGACATCGCGCTGACAGGCTTTTGCGTTGCCGCCATGTTCCGTTTGCATCCGGTGCAGGCGCGTTCGGTGACCGCCTCCGATCGCCGCCTTGCCCGTAAACGTTGCAACGTTTCCAGCTTGCCCCGTGAGCCACCATGGATAAAAGCGAAATATCCGTCGCCATACTGACCAACAACCAGCATCATGCGGCGCGGGACAAGCAGTGCCTGGTCAAGCTCAACGTCAAAAGCATCCAGGTGTTCGACGATCCGGAGGACGTGCTGGAGTCAATACGGCGGCAGGACGTGCAGCTTTTGCTCATCGACGCGTCCGTCCGGACCATGAGCGGCAGCGCCTGTCTGCGGACCCTGCGCAAGGCGGCGCGCAGCACGCTTTTGCCGGCGGTCATGGTCACACCCGAAAGCCAGTTGCAAAGCGTCATCGACGCCATCGCCGCCGGTTGCAACGGCTACGTCATTCGCCCCTATTCCCTGCAAACCTTCGAGCGCCATCTGCGCATGGCCTTCGATTCCATGCACGGCGACAGCATCGAATCGGCCCAGCTCGAAGCAGCCAACGAGCTGGTCGCGCAAGGCCGCTTTGACGAGGCCATCAGCGAATACACCGAATTGGTGGAAGAGGAAAACGAAGCCACGAGCTTCTTCAACAAGGGTATGGATTACCTGCATCGCCAGAAATTCGGCAAGGCCATCCTGGCGTTCAACAAGGCCGTTGCCCTCAATTCCATGTACGCCGAAGCCTACAAGGGCATGGCCTACGCCTACAAGGGCAAGGGCGACGAGGCTGGTTTTCGGGCCTGCCTGGATAAATCGGCAGCCATCCTGGCCATGCAGGACCGTCTCGACGAACTCAAGGAACTTTTCGCCGAAATACTCCAAGCCAACCCCGACGCGGTCAATCCCTACAACACCATGGGCATCGACCTGCGCAAAAAGGGCGACTACGTGGGCGCGCTGCATGCCTACACCCAGGCCCTGACGCTGACGCCCAACGACGAGAACCTGCACTACAACATCGCCAAGGCCTGCATTTTCTCCAAGGACTACGACGCGGCCATGGGACATCTGGAACAGGCTTCCGCCCTGCGCCAGAATTTCGAGGAAGCCAAGCGCCTGCTTGCCAAGCTTCGGGCCAAGCAATACGATTCCCTCGGCGGATCAAACGGCGCGGCCCGGGACCCTTCCGGACGGGACGGCCTGGCCATGGACTCCTGACCGGTTCCCGCAGCGCGACATGGAGCAAGAAAACCGCATAAACGGCATCTTTTCCCGCAAAACCACCATCAAGGTCGGTTTCGGCACGACAAAGCATGCCGCCCTTTCGGAAACCTACTGGTTCGTCAAGGAACTGGAGTCCGGGCAGTTCCAGGTGCAAAGCCTGGACATGGACTTCAAGCCCCAGGGCCAGCCCTTCACCATATCCCGGAACAAACTCTTCGAGGATTACCATCTGGAGCCGGACCTGAGCTACCGGCTTCTCAGCCAGCCGCTGCTCGTGGGCGACCATTACCGGTCCACGGCCAAATACGGCAACGCCGAGCAGGAATACCTCAAGATCAAGCGTATCGACGAGGACAACATCCGGGCCAATTTCGGACTGGGGCTGATCTATCTGGCCCTCGAGAAGACCGACAAGGCCACCTACATCTTCGATCGGCTGGTGCGGTTGGAGGAAACCTTCGAGCCCAAGCACAAGCACCTCTTCAACGAATTCGGCATCAGC
Proteins encoded in this window:
- a CDS encoding antibiotic biosynthesis monooxygenase encodes the protein MVAREWKCLCPPVHRDGFLAHLAATGVAETSVTPGYRGHQILTRKVDGLVEVTFVSYWESLAAIEAFAGADIGRAVLYPGDDAYEIVPETVVRHFEVVAATLV
- a CDS encoding molybdopterin-dependent oxidoreductase is translated as MRNGARTFVATCTRDCPSACGLLAHVEGDRVVRLTGNPDHPVNKGTICRKAPAFLRRFYSPERVLTPLRRRGDNFVPVSWDEALDEMADRLKACVATYGPESILYYMGFGERTALKIVNARFFAHLGGVTTLAGTLCGGTGYAAQSLDYGPRVSHDPLDILNARTIVLWGRNPVATQPGIMAHLREAKKRGARIILIDPRPCESVSLAHEHIAPRPGRDAFLALAVARRIVGNGREDREFLARHCDHLDAYLALLHRYSLEQLCRACDVDERVVDELAEAYVAGRPTATLLGWGLHRFTLGHEMVRAVDALGAVSGNIGIPGGGVSQGFEEWGPYDQAMWGEGLHPPRRKLLMPQIGREILAAKDPPIEMAVISAANPVCMAPNSNLVARALDAVPFVVNMNLFLDDTADHCDLFLPCAAFFEQRDIVASFGHNHVGPLVPAAPPPGQCRSQFDIFMDLARRFPFADEFVKTDEQWLRLILRPLLAQGVAWDDLWKGPVRIPDAPMVPWADGKFATPSGRFQLLTDVTGCDDCREATRYPYRLLTPGMAKHLCSERVPGDHGGPIVLAMATSEATRCGIADGGPARLVGELGELPVTVRHDPALRPDVVFCERGGWIKAGQGINTIIPDMVSAVGQGTPYYEAVVDVERLP
- a CDS encoding PAS domain-containing protein; this encodes MSVIGLWRDGKTGGALAAGLEAAGYSVRSVTDAASLPGDCQGLVADLALLDRHGDTVRSLRAADPDGFPVVAVLPPGADEATVVRALTVADEVVRDPAGPAELAARLRLLSALRRCRVASREEKTVLAWKVKMLGCLADVHSVIQRFDQPREALFCGIAALLPPAMTRPQAAGARVLADGQAFASPGFTPGPYKLSFPLARSGQPDATLEVHYADAAFSPEETALARIVAERLERTLMRLRSDEALRREREYSALLVDTLPGGVVRLDRKGTIVFCNPRAEAILELTARGPGAWAYDAPEFAPETLHGHILPLGGHPFDRVLATGKPVYDVVLSIARPSDGRRFISVSAAPLTGPDGGLEGVVASVVDVTAQKDMERQLAHALKMESLGQLAAGIAHEINTPVQYISGNLEFLAKALSRLVELLDAQSALVLASRGGAQDLPERLAAMLADEDLRFVLEETPAAIRESREGLDRVAAIVGSMKRFAHPDMEGARPLDVGEAIDDALAVSRSAWKYVADVETDIEEGLPLVPFVPGEFNQVLLNIIVNAAQALEEKNTGSGDKGSIRVSAARHGDAVRIAITDTGGGIPETARPRVFDPFFTTKPVGKGTGQGLAIVHAIMARNKASVDFVSRPGQGTTFFLTLPLTGIAPIKA
- a CDS encoding tetratricopeptide repeat protein, with amino-acid sequence MDKSEISVAILTNNQHHAARDKQCLVKLNVKSIQVFDDPEDVLESIRRQDVQLLLIDASVRTMSGSACLRTLRKAARSTLLPAVMVTPESQLQSVIDAIAAGCNGYVIRPYSLQTFERHLRMAFDSMHGDSIESAQLEAANELVAQGRFDEAISEYTELVEEENEATSFFNKGMDYLHRQKFGKAILAFNKAVALNSMYAEAYKGMAYAYKGKGDEAGFRACLDKSAAILAMQDRLDELKELFAEILQANPDAVNPYNTMGIDLRKKGDYVGALHAYTQALTLTPNDENLHYNIAKACIFSKDYDAAMGHLEQASALRQNFEEAKRLLAKLRAKQYDSLGGSNGAARDPSGRDGLAMDS
- a CDS encoding (2Fe-2S) ferredoxin domain-containing protein, producing MAIEKPQYLINVCASFRVKGEAKGICHKKGSHNLMGYFEEGVLDRGIDARIVSTGCMKQCEEGPIVVVMPENWWYRGIDSEDKVDEILDALENGEACEEHLLP
- a CDS encoding tetratricopeptide repeat protein: MEQENRINGIFSRKTTIKVGFGTTKHAALSETYWFVKELESGQFQVQSLDMDFKPQGQPFTISRNKLFEDYHLEPDLSYRLLSQPLLVGDHYRSTAKYGNAEQEYLKIKRIDEDNIRANFGLGLIYLALEKTDKATYIFDRLVRLEETFEPKHKHLFNEFGISLRKKGLHEEALKYYFRARELSPNDDHLLLNIARVHYEQNRLPEAEAAAREALAINPDLIEARRLLNRIWDGPPREKSPPDI